The Aquipuribacter sp. SD81 DNA window CGGCGCCCGCGGCCCCGCGGGGCGACCGCCGGGGGTCTCCTCGTAGCGCAGCTGCACGCCCGCGCGGGCGGCGAGGCGCTCGACGGCGTCGGTGAAGCCGAGGTGGTCGATCCGCATGACGAAGGCGATGGCGTCGCCGCCCTCGTCGCAGCCGAAGCAGTGCCACACCCCCAGCTGGGGGCGCACCTGGAACGACGGCGTCTTCTCGTCGTGGAACGGGCAGAGGCCCTTCAGCGACCCCGACCCGGCGCGCCGCAGGGCGACGTGGTCGCCGACGAGCTCGTCGATGCGGGTGCGCTCCTTGACCGCGGCGACGTCCTCGTCCCTGATCCGCCCGGCCACCGTCCGAGTCTAGGTCGGCTGCTCACACCCTGACGTCGCCGAGGGGGACCTGGGGATCGGCGAGGCGTGCGACGTCGACCTCGGCGCGGCCCGTCACGAGGTCCTTGACGGTGTCGGCGTCGTCCCAGCCGTCCACGTGCAGCCCGGCCACCAGCCGGCCCGCCTCGTGCCAGAACGCGAACCACGGGGTGCCGACGTCCGAGGCCGGTGCGGCGGCCCGGACCACGACGTGGTGCCGCGTCGGGTCGGCGAGGCCCCGGTACTCCAGCCCCGCGCCGAACTGGTCGCTCCAGAAGAACGGTGCGGAGTCCCACCCCTCGCCCTCGCGCAGCGCCCCGGCCATCGACCGGCCGGCCAGCGGCCCGCCGTCGCTCGCGGCGGCGTAGTGCTCGAGGCGGACCTGCTCGCCGACCCACGTGTTGTGGGCGCGGGCGACGTCGCCCACGGCGAAGACGCGCGGGTCCTCGGTGCGGAACGCGGCGTCGACGAGGACACCGTCGTCGACCGCGAGGCCGGCCGCCTCGGCGAGCTCGGTGCGCGGCGTGATGCCTACCCCCACGACGACCGTGGCGGCGGGCAGCCGCGTGCCGTCGGCGAGCTCGACCTCGCCGACCGTGCCGTCGCCGTGCAGCCGGGCGACCTGCGTGCCGTCGACGAGCCGCACCCCGGCAGCGGTCGCGAGGTCGGCGAAGCGGTGCCCGACGACCTCGCCGAGGACGCGCTCCAGCGGCACCTTCGCGTTGTGGACGACGGTCACCTCGACACCGGCCCTCCGGGCGGCGCTCGCGACCTCCAGCCCGATCCAGCCGGCACCGACGACGACGAGCGGGCCGCCGGCGTCGATGGCCGCGCGGACGGCGTCGGAGTCCTCGCGCGTGCGCAGGGTGAGGACGCCGTCGAGGTCGGCACCGTCGACGGGCAGCGGGCGCGGCGCGGACCCGGTCGCGAGCAGGAGCCGGTCGTAGCCGAGCCGCTCGCCGTCGTCGAGGACGACCTCCGCGGCGTCGCGGTCGACCTCGCGGACCCGCGTGCCGGTCCGCAGGTCGACGTCGTGCTCCGCGTACCAGCCGCGGTCGTGGACGAGGAGGCCGTCGGCCCCGGACTGCCCCTGCAGGTAGTCCTTGCTCAGCCCCGGCCGCTCGTACGGCTCGTGCCGCTCCTCACCCAGGACGGTGACGGACGCGTCGGCGTCGGCCTCCCGGATCGCGGCCGCGGCACCCGCCCCGGCCAGACCGCCGCCCACGACCACGTGACGGGTGCGCTGCTCGCTCATGACGGGAGCAGAGCACGCCGCGGCCCGCTCCGCACCCGCGCCGGGCAGGCGGCCTAACGCGGCGAGCGGACGAGCGCCCGGTGCCAGGCGACGGCGCTGGTGTCGGTGAGCGCCGCGACCTGGTCGACGACGACCCGCAGCGCCGCGGCGTCGTCCGGCGCGTCGGCGAGGTCGGCGGCGTAGGCCGCCTGCAGCCGGGAGGGGTCCGCCACGAGCGCCGCGACCAGCTCG harbors:
- a CDS encoding NAD(P)/FAD-dependent oxidoreductase, encoding MSEQRTRHVVVGGGLAGAGAAAAIREADADASVTVLGEERHEPYERPGLSKDYLQGQSGADGLLVHDRGWYAEHDVDLRTGTRVREVDRDAAEVVLDDGERLGYDRLLLATGSAPRPLPVDGADLDGVLTLRTREDSDAVRAAIDAGGPLVVVGAGWIGLEVASAARRAGVEVTVVHNAKVPLERVLGEVVGHRFADLATAAGVRLVDGTQVARLHGDGTVGEVELADGTRLPAATVVVGVGITPRTELAEAAGLAVDDGVLVDAAFRTEDPRVFAVGDVARAHNTWVGEQVRLEHYAAASDGGPLAGRSMAGALREGEGWDSAPFFWSDQFGAGLEYRGLADPTRHHVVVRAAAPASDVGTPWFAFWHEAGRLVAGLHVDGWDDADTVKDLVTGRAEVDVARLADPQVPLGDVRV